A stretch of Imperialibacter roseus DNA encodes these proteins:
- a CDS encoding PorP/SprF family type IX secretion system membrane protein, whose product MLACFAFSASGQNSQFSQYYTSSLFLNPSFAGIPPDLQVSLNHKRQFQTSGISNELSQFSILYPFVSSGFNARQFGGIGLTAFSESIGDNFFKNNGFMVSTAYNLRLGDFSPDYVIFGLQGGYFNESINFGNLQWGSQYTPYLVSGFDPNAADPSAQFNDMVHYPVFNAGLTYYFNPARTYRLYKYSAFSGFSFKNLNRPNTSFMGGEVARKPMFMTYHGGMEFSISHKLRWSPNGIFYYSTDNRYQFNMGSYVSYSFSDNRSLKANNLYLTFGLWYRLRDSFIFTTGFQNNNLQMAFSYDLNKAYLFTEPNESLVPSFEISLTYTLGKDKKGGSSSNPLF is encoded by the coding sequence ATGTTGGCTTGCTTCGCTTTTAGTGCCTCTGGACAGAACAGCCAATTTTCGCAGTACTATACCTCATCTTTGTTTTTGAATCCTTCGTTTGCGGGCATTCCGCCCGATTTACAGGTATCTCTTAATCACAAAAGACAGTTTCAAACTTCTGGAATTTCCAACGAACTTTCACAGTTTTCGATACTCTATCCTTTCGTTTCGAGTGGATTTAATGCACGACAGTTTGGGGGCATTGGCTTAACAGCTTTCAGCGAGAGTATTGGTGATAACTTTTTCAAGAACAATGGTTTTATGGTTTCCACCGCCTACAACCTTAGGTTGGGCGACTTTAGTCCAGACTACGTAATCTTCGGGCTCCAGGGGGGGTATTTTAATGAAAGCATTAATTTCGGTAATCTACAGTGGGGATCGCAGTATACACCATACCTGGTTTCTGGCTTTGACCCGAATGCGGCAGACCCGTCTGCACAGTTCAACGATATGGTGCATTACCCGGTCTTCAATGCGGGTTTGACCTATTACTTTAACCCCGCCCGAACATACAGGCTTTATAAGTATAGCGCCTTCTCAGGGTTCTCATTCAAGAACTTGAATCGGCCAAATACCTCTTTTATGGGAGGGGAGGTAGCTCGTAAGCCAATGTTCATGACCTATCATGGCGGTATGGAATTTAGCATCTCCCATAAGTTAAGGTGGTCTCCCAATGGAATTTTTTACTATTCCACCGATAATCGCTATCAGTTTAATATGGGAAGCTACGTTAGCTACAGCTTTAGCGACAACCGCTCACTCAAAGCAAACAACCTCTACCTCACCTTCGGACTTTGGTATCGATTGAGGGATTCTTTCATTTTCACAACCGGCTTTCAGAATAATAACCTGCAGATGGCTTTTAGCTATGACCTGAACAAAGCTTATTTGTTTACAGAGCCAAACGAATCGCTTGTGCCATCTTTTGAAATTTCATTAACTTACACGTTAGGTAAGGATAAGAAGGGCGGTAGCTCGTCTAATCCATTATTTTAG
- a CDS encoding CHAT domain-containing protein, which yields MKESPAILGDLYDNQLATKAIIFYASDKVRKNVLASGDEQLIQDFILWKTLKARLAKFYQVGTAKLKEMNININELEVNINNLEKKLAYQSSYFTSGDDKQYSWVDIRRNLKEGEAAVEIVRFREFKSLYGDNDNLIYGFSDHIQYAALIIKPDSYTNPELVLLDNGNQLEKQYYSAFFNSLKFGVTDNETYVQFWAKIQERLGGVKKIYFSPDGVYNKFNPETLFIPDQKKYLADLLDVNFVTSTKDVVEFSRAEKNNEKTAILIGNPDYGHIPSELATNSKTAFINMFQPLPGTMVEIHAIDDMLRDSGWNSKISTDKLAKEERIKGLVSPKILHISTHGYFLDNPPFISKNVNTTDTNPLFKSGLVLADANNFFVDYVTGKDADLESEDGILTAYEAMNLNLDNTDLVVLSACETGLGEVMNGEGVYGLQRALKVAGARNLILSLNKVDDEVTKDLMISFYKYYLSSGNIRQSFRKAQMNVREKYESPYFWGSFILIGKG from the coding sequence ATGAAAGAGTCCCCGGCGATACTGGGAGACCTATACGACAACCAACTGGCAACAAAGGCGATTATTTTCTACGCCTCGGACAAAGTAAGGAAGAATGTACTCGCCAGCGGTGATGAGCAATTGATCCAGGACTTTATCCTCTGGAAGACGCTTAAAGCCCGTCTGGCGAAGTTTTACCAGGTAGGTACAGCCAAGCTCAAGGAGATGAATATCAATATTAATGAGCTTGAGGTAAACATTAATAATCTTGAAAAGAAACTGGCTTACCAGTCATCCTACTTCACCTCTGGAGATGATAAGCAATACAGCTGGGTCGACATTAGAAGAAACCTCAAGGAAGGCGAGGCGGCTGTAGAAATTGTCAGATTCCGGGAGTTCAAAAGCCTGTACGGCGACAACGACAACCTCATCTACGGTTTCTCGGATCACATACAGTATGCCGCCCTAATTATTAAGCCCGACTCATACACGAACCCCGAGCTGGTTCTGCTCGACAATGGCAATCAACTCGAAAAACAATATTACTCAGCGTTTTTCAATTCTTTGAAATTTGGTGTAACAGACAACGAAACCTACGTGCAGTTTTGGGCCAAAATACAGGAACGTTTAGGTGGCGTGAAAAAAATCTATTTCTCTCCTGATGGGGTCTACAATAAGTTTAACCCTGAAACATTATTCATTCCTGATCAAAAGAAATACCTGGCCGATTTGCTTGACGTAAATTTTGTCACGAGTACCAAAGACGTTGTAGAATTCAGCAGAGCCGAAAAAAACAATGAGAAAACAGCCATCCTTATCGGTAATCCTGACTATGGTCACATTCCCAGTGAGCTGGCAACAAATAGCAAAACAGCCTTTATCAATATGTTCCAGCCCCTGCCAGGAACCATGGTTGAAATACATGCCATTGATGATATGCTGAGAGACTCTGGTTGGAATTCTAAAATAAGTACAGATAAGCTAGCTAAAGAAGAAAGAATAAAGGGCCTGGTAAGTCCTAAAATTCTACATATATCTACCCATGGTTACTTCCTTGATAATCCACCATTTATTTCAAAGAATGTTAACACCACTGACACTAACCCGTTATTCAAGTCAGGTCTTGTGCTTGCTGATGCCAACAATTTCTTTGTAGACTATGTAACAGGAAAGGATGCAGACCTGGAGTCGGAAGATGGTATTTTAACTGCCTACGAAGCAATGAACCTTAACTTAGACAACACAGACCTTGTGGTATTGTCTGCCTGTGAGACAGGATTGGGAGAAGTAATGAATGGCGAGGGCGTTTATGGTCTTCAGAGAGCTCTTAAAGTGGCCGGGGCCAGGAACCTGATCCTGAGTTTGAACAAGGTTGATGACGAGGTCACTAAAGACCTGATGATTTCCTTTTACAAGTACTACCTGAGTTCGGGAAACATCCGGCAGTCATTTCGAAAGGCACAGATGAACGTAAGGGAGAAATATGAAAGTCCCTATTTCTGGGGTTCATTCATTCTGATTGGAAAAGGCTGA
- a CDS encoding OmpA family protein, with amino-acid sequence MKKLSLAFAAFLGLTVAAFGQGAVQLNEHADELFRNGHYAEAAQFYLQALAEEPNNQLATFQLAECYRYTFKYQEAELQYEKMINLSEANYPTSRYYFALMQKLNGKYQEAMENFQVYLKWYNTNPDRMLAFKTLRLQALVEKEGCLLALNEMANPVRHAEFKVLPSPVNTQYDDYAPFIFKGDASLMMSSSRKSSTGSVFDARLGQSTADLFRFEHSGDAWTEIGNKDKFSNLNTKNGEGSGIFNRDNTKVYFTYNPPAGSSTPSQISKSELIDGKWSEPKPLNANINAKNTTSRHPSLSPGNDTLFFVSDRPGGFGQTDIWYSVDAGNDNWGPAINLGSAINTSMDEATPFYDQKEGVLFFSSNGHRGFGGFDIFMTNGNNFENSEIYNMGLPYNSNRDDWFFILGEQSGYLTSGRDGGVGGQDIYTFHIETDQEIIAEILEEDVVAGRSSVFSDDYNFDTNDIEKVEEVISHFLAARMFNTQAMLTAEQQAFYDNLSESDKEKIERIVNSRVRKMSERDLRAVRTEDEFYYQQLSTGDKYSINRMVSSYLEEDGLGLNVSLSNEEKAYYEQLSKDAKEKIDQYIALKVTEYRGKEVQDEYFQSLPAADQTQVKTLARSYLLQKKSIENLTLGVNTNVFLKKQDEQSMERAEASIVSQLKNLALESDFSLNDNDKVFYQNLPTEEQQSIDRLVTAFLAAKPSDFDKSITPADLDFYNKKPAGQKALIDKILVRRLRNLSFSDEYIFNHATAKQTLLLTSLNTKTNGNVVVGEVGNLLTGANKNAYSALSEEEKLRFARMVSGAGSYDKLASKPLLALDENASEPSQLIASQSNRPMATSSFGNAAGSSKSVSDQALAQGNSKTSSSGNTNSTKQNSLAVSTSSNLASSDGGQIIVDRRDEAGEPESGNALSKVASGRATVSMTADQRTLYESLPTSKRQAIDRIVAVSLINNDYTGHPEMFEEDKQRFAEFDSEEKRMARRMAKFMTEDQLSAAEMGAIKDDFIKYKNYNPEIRKTFNHLILTEAFNYSQGRNQMELLTKDRAVNNSLNAEEKSLVGTLINVRARSNTIFGDQIDLENKYVESGMVMASVDQYQTEEFKNIKIQGRLVDIKSGKALSNYPVVLANSAGETIKVGYTNQNGEFVFDYLDGNKAYKILSNSQTVSSIKPDNFFIKDLQVRGYKDGYIVLNYESVYFDSDATNIRDEGIVTMNKLIELYRKNPEIEIEIHAHADSQGEHDYNHRLSDLRGDAVYKYLVSHGVDETALTVYYNGEGDPVANNLTAYGRAFNRRVELEVYSTKPLQTDLAKIYVTRPGASIDAIARAFNLQADRIKAMNGLQSEVVKPYTPIRIEGKNGIKPSLSLLVELNDHAVNYKQYKVKKGESIISIAEKFNLPEELLLELNNLNGYQLNPGDIIDIYVSY; translated from the coding sequence ATGAAGAAACTATCTCTAGCATTTGCGGCTTTTCTGGGTTTAACGGTTGCTGCCTTTGGTCAGGGAGCTGTTCAGCTAAATGAGCACGCTGATGAACTGTTTAGAAATGGACATTATGCTGAGGCGGCACAGTTTTACCTTCAGGCACTTGCAGAAGAACCGAACAACCAGCTGGCCACTTTTCAGTTAGCTGAGTGCTATAGGTACACTTTTAAGTATCAGGAAGCTGAGCTTCAGTATGAAAAGATGATTAACCTCTCTGAAGCCAACTATCCGACGAGCCGATATTATTTTGCCTTGATGCAAAAGCTCAACGGAAAGTACCAGGAGGCAATGGAGAATTTTCAGGTTTACCTGAAGTGGTATAATACTAATCCTGATAGAATGCTGGCGTTTAAGACACTCAGGCTACAGGCGCTTGTAGAAAAAGAAGGTTGTCTCCTGGCTCTTAACGAGATGGCTAACCCGGTTCGGCATGCCGAATTCAAGGTGCTGCCATCTCCGGTCAATACGCAATACGATGATTATGCTCCTTTTATATTTAAGGGGGACGCTTCTCTTATGATGTCTTCCTCCAGAAAATCATCGACAGGCTCTGTGTTTGATGCAAGGCTGGGGCAGTCAACAGCTGATCTTTTCAGGTTTGAGCATTCGGGAGATGCGTGGACAGAAATTGGAAATAAAGATAAGTTTTCCAACCTGAATACTAAAAACGGAGAGGGATCCGGTATTTTTAACAGAGACAATACGAAAGTCTACTTTACCTACAATCCGCCAGCTGGGTCGTCAACACCTTCTCAGATATCTAAATCGGAGCTTATCGATGGCAAATGGAGTGAGCCAAAGCCTCTGAATGCAAACATAAATGCAAAAAACACTACTTCAAGGCATCCATCATTGTCTCCGGGAAATGATACGCTATTTTTTGTTTCCGATCGACCTGGTGGATTTGGCCAGACAGATATTTGGTACAGCGTAGATGCTGGCAATGACAATTGGGGGCCTGCTATCAACCTCGGATCTGCTATCAACACCAGCATGGACGAAGCCACTCCGTTTTATGACCAGAAAGAAGGGGTTCTTTTCTTCTCCTCCAATGGACACCGGGGATTTGGAGGGTTTGATATATTCATGACGAACGGAAATAACTTCGAGAATTCGGAGATTTATAATATGGGCCTTCCATATAACTCAAATCGGGATGATTGGTTTTTTATATTGGGAGAGCAAAGTGGCTATCTTACGTCGGGCCGGGACGGCGGAGTGGGAGGGCAGGATATTTATACCTTCCACATTGAGACCGACCAGGAAATTATTGCTGAAATTCTGGAAGAAGATGTGGTGGCTGGCCGCAGCTCCGTCTTCTCAGATGACTATAATTTCGACACCAACGACATAGAAAAGGTCGAAGAAGTGATCTCTCATTTTCTTGCGGCACGTATGTTCAATACGCAAGCAATGCTTACAGCCGAGCAACAGGCATTTTATGACAACTTATCTGAATCAGACAAGGAGAAGATTGAGAGAATTGTCAATTCCAGGGTAAGGAAGATGTCAGAAAGAGACCTTAGAGCTGTGAGAACCGAAGATGAGTTTTACTACCAGCAGCTTTCTACAGGCGATAAGTATTCAATCAACAGGATGGTGTCGTCTTATCTTGAAGAAGACGGTTTGGGGCTAAATGTGTCGCTAAGCAATGAGGAGAAGGCATACTATGAACAACTTTCAAAGGATGCCAAAGAAAAGATAGACCAGTACATTGCTCTGAAGGTGACGGAGTATCGTGGCAAGGAAGTACAAGACGAGTATTTCCAGTCTTTGCCTGCTGCGGATCAAACTCAGGTAAAAACGTTGGCACGGAGTTACCTCCTTCAGAAAAAATCAATCGAAAATCTAACACTCGGTGTGAACACAAATGTTTTTCTCAAAAAGCAGGACGAGCAATCTATGGAACGGGCCGAGGCTTCCATAGTTAGCCAACTAAAGAACCTGGCACTTGAAAGCGATTTCTCGTTGAACGACAACGACAAAGTATTCTACCAGAATTTGCCTACTGAAGAACAACAGTCTATTGACAGACTTGTGACGGCGTTTCTGGCGGCGAAACCGTCAGATTTTGATAAGAGCATTACTCCGGCGGATCTTGATTTTTACAATAAGAAACCGGCTGGACAAAAGGCGCTTATTGACAAAATTCTTGTTAGAAGGCTTCGGAACTTGTCTTTTTCAGATGAGTATATTTTTAATCACGCTACGGCAAAGCAGACCCTGCTGCTCACTAGTTTGAACACCAAAACAAACGGAAATGTAGTCGTGGGCGAAGTGGGTAATTTATTAACTGGTGCCAATAAGAATGCTTACAGTGCTCTCAGCGAGGAGGAAAAGTTGAGATTTGCAAGAATGGTGTCCGGGGCCGGCAGCTACGATAAACTAGCCAGTAAGCCGCTGTTGGCACTCGACGAAAATGCATCTGAGCCCTCACAGCTTATCGCAAGTCAGTCCAATAGGCCAATGGCTACCTCTTCGTTTGGCAATGCCGCTGGTTCATCAAAATCAGTTAGCGACCAGGCCCTTGCTCAAGGCAACTCGAAGACAAGCAGTTCAGGTAATACAAATAGTACGAAGCAAAACTCTCTGGCTGTCTCCACAAGCAGTAACCTTGCTTCAAGCGATGGTGGTCAGATCATAGTCGACCGACGAGACGAGGCTGGTGAGCCCGAATCTGGAAATGCACTGTCAAAGGTGGCTTCAGGTCGGGCGACTGTAAGTATGACCGCTGACCAAAGGACACTTTATGAAAGCTTGCCCACGAGTAAAAGGCAAGCTATTGATAGGATTGTGGCTGTATCGCTGATCAATAATGACTACACGGGTCACCCGGAGATGTTTGAAGAAGACAAACAAAGGTTTGCGGAGTTCGATTCGGAAGAGAAGCGGATGGCCAGGAGGATGGCAAAGTTTATGACCGAAGATCAACTCTCTGCGGCTGAAATGGGAGCAATCAAGGATGATTTTATCAAATACAAGAACTACAACCCTGAAATCCGAAAGACTTTTAATCACTTGATTTTAACCGAGGCTTTTAACTATTCTCAAGGCAGGAACCAGATGGAACTGTTGACAAAGGACAGAGCGGTTAACAACAGTTTGAATGCAGAGGAGAAAAGTTTAGTTGGGACATTGATAAACGTAAGGGCAAGGTCAAACACGATTTTTGGTGATCAGATTGATCTCGAAAACAAGTACGTTGAGTCGGGTATGGTCATGGCCAGTGTTGATCAATACCAAACTGAAGAGTTTAAGAATATCAAGATTCAAGGGCGTTTGGTAGATATTAAAAGTGGTAAAGCTCTTTCGAACTATCCGGTAGTACTGGCAAATAGTGCTGGTGAAACAATCAAGGTAGGTTATACAAACCAAAACGGGGAGTTTGTATTCGATTATTTGGACGGGAACAAGGCTTATAAGATTCTCTCAAACAGTCAGACTGTGTCGTCGATCAAGCCTGATAACTTTTTCATCAAAGATTTGCAGGTGCGTGGGTACAAAGATGGATACATTGTGCTGAACTATGAGAGCGTCTATTTCGACTCCGACGCCACCAATATTCGGGATGAGGGCATTGTGACGATGAATAAGTTGATCGAGTTATACAGGAAGAACCCTGAAATTGAGATCGAAATTCATGCACATGCTGATAGCCAGGGAGAACACGACTACAATCACAGACTGTCTGACTTGCGGGGAGACGCTGTTTATAAATATCTTGTAAGTCATGGTGTGGACGAAACTGCCTTGACTGTTTACTACAACGGAGAAGGTGACCCTGTGGCCAATAACCTTACGGCGTATGGACGGGCATTTAACAGAAGGGTGGAGCTTGAGGTATACTCTACAAAACCATTACAAACTGATCTGGCGAAGATTTACGTAACCCGACCCGGCGCTTCTATTGATGCTATCGCCAGGGCATTCAACTTGCAGGCAGATAGGATAAAAGCGATGAATGGCTTGCAATCGGAAGTTGTTAAGCCATATACACCCATTAGGATCGAGGGGAAGAACGGCATCAAGCCAAGCCTGAGTCTCCTGGTTGAATTGAATGACCATGCCGTCAATTACAAACAGTACAAGGTAAAAAAGGGAGAATCTATCATATCGATAGCTGAAAAGTTCAACCTTCCTGAAGAACTGTTGCTTGAATTGAACAACCTGAATGGCTACCAACTGAATCCGGGAGACATAATTGATATTTACGTTTCTTACTAG
- a CDS encoding T9SS type B sorting domain-containing protein has protein sequence MNKLLATISLSLLAAASVAAQGLYTPSGVQLKVGSSASLKIGGDLTNKGQVYDEGLLVVDGTVNNENRLNISNNAPTPPILDSNSLINNTGNLENVGLIRVSGDWSNTGTYNGIDGEIELDGTSDQTFSSTPTDVHSIVVNSTGTTLFTGDTVRVVGMINFVNGYVDANPGSYLVIEDGAEVLGGSDNSYSEGKLYHRGLGYKFFPVGNDALYLPVYLENVFGENPLIGVEVGAFSQAPFPDRLLVGIAEDYYWDIETALGRFDSSKVTVDYVGADLESSQNRNDIAFDSATPALAEAESLDEPFTNLFTTDDSVEDPDLFSSGLLTGEKSFTKRYLAVALSPKVPADGVSYIPTAFSPLSVNEEDQVLKFYSEKVIPDGFSFKIYDRFGDVLYETNDLSDAQTNGWNGLLKSGKPASGGYYFYSAKFEFFNGRKVSKTGQVMLIR, from the coding sequence ATGAATAAGCTACTTGCTACCATATCGCTCAGTTTACTTGCCGCTGCTTCGGTGGCAGCTCAGGGGCTTTATACCCCATCGGGCGTTCAGTTGAAAGTAGGAAGTTCAGCCAGCCTTAAAATTGGTGGAGACCTTACCAACAAAGGGCAGGTGTATGACGAGGGACTGTTGGTTGTGGATGGCACTGTGAACAACGAAAACAGGTTGAATATCAGTAACAACGCCCCAACGCCACCAATATTGGACTCCAATAGCCTCATCAACAATACGGGTAATTTGGAAAATGTAGGCCTCATCAGAGTTTCTGGCGATTGGAGCAACACAGGCACCTATAACGGTATAGATGGTGAGATTGAACTGGACGGTACATCTGACCAAACATTCTCAAGTACGCCTACCGATGTGCACAGCATTGTGGTGAATTCAACTGGCACAACGCTATTTACCGGAGACACCGTGAGGGTGGTTGGAATGATCAACTTTGTTAATGGTTATGTGGACGCTAACCCTGGTAGCTATTTGGTCATTGAAGATGGAGCAGAGGTGCTTGGTGGCAGCGACAACTCTTACTCGGAGGGAAAACTTTATCACCGTGGGCTTGGGTATAAGTTCTTTCCAGTCGGAAATGACGCACTCTATTTACCCGTTTATCTGGAGAATGTTTTTGGTGAAAACCCCCTCATAGGTGTGGAAGTTGGTGCTTTTTCTCAAGCACCTTTTCCGGATCGGCTTTTGGTAGGTATTGCCGAAGACTACTATTGGGATATTGAAACTGCGCTGGGCAGATTTGATAGCAGCAAAGTAACCGTCGACTATGTGGGCGCTGACCTCGAAAGCAGCCAGAACCGAAATGACATTGCATTTGATAGCGCCACGCCTGCGCTGGCAGAGGCGGAGTCACTTGACGAGCCATTTACAAACTTGTTCACAACAGATGACTCTGTCGAAGATCCTGACTTGTTTTCCTCAGGTCTGCTTACTGGAGAAAAAAGTTTCACAAAAAGGTACCTGGCTGTAGCCCTTTCCCCTAAGGTACCTGCCGACGGTGTGTCCTATATCCCAACCGCTTTTTCTCCATTGTCAGTCAATGAGGAAGACCAGGTCTTGAAGTTTTACAGTGAGAAGGTGATTCCTGATGGGTTTTCATTCAAAATCTATGATCGCTTTGGCGACGTTTTGTATGAGACCAACGATTTGTCGGATGCGCAGACCAACGGATGGAATGGCTTGCTTAAAAGCGGGAAACCGGCGTCAGGTGGGTATTATTTTTACTCCGCAAAGTTTGAGTTTTTTAATGGAAGAAAAGTGTCGAAAACTGGGCAGGTAATGCTAATAAGATGA
- a CDS encoding tetratricopeptide repeat protein — MQFRLSSILFFLIFLSLSIHSNLSAQTWESLLDSSDYYFDTDQKRSLMYLQDAYNVLSAQNAGKPTGQEAVLLNNLGMLYWDLDDLGNSKKYLLKSVETWRNLGQTSNEDYANALTNAANVSKILGDFGASERLYKELVQVIGAIKGDRSTDYIKAMQELGAFYEYIGELEMAAVNFEKAHTLLEQNHSTVMFLMANSYSDLGRIYIKLGQPDKAFSFIQHSDELYEANSLTHKLEYLENLEHLGIVYEYLGKYGESERVLLKTLELKKKREGIDQGLILETLNDLGILYIDLGNYEKAGGHLQEAFVLSKKIFGPRHPNYATAANNLASYYNDRGDLDKAFELFKESADIYKANYGE, encoded by the coding sequence ATGCAATTCAGATTAAGTAGCATTCTGTTTTTTCTTATTTTTCTATCTCTGTCCATTCATTCTAACCTCTCTGCTCAGACTTGGGAATCACTGCTGGATAGCAGTGATTACTACTTCGATACAGATCAGAAAAGGTCTCTGATGTATTTGCAGGATGCCTATAATGTGCTGAGTGCACAAAACGCAGGTAAGCCCACCGGGCAGGAAGCCGTGCTGCTAAACAATCTCGGAATGCTCTATTGGGACCTGGACGACCTGGGTAATAGCAAGAAGTATCTATTGAAATCTGTTGAAACCTGGCGAAATCTTGGGCAAACCAGCAATGAGGATTACGCAAATGCTTTGACCAACGCAGCCAATGTTAGTAAGATCTTGGGAGATTTTGGAGCATCAGAGCGGCTTTACAAAGAGCTGGTACAAGTGATTGGTGCAATTAAAGGGGATCGCAGTACGGACTATATCAAGGCAATGCAGGAACTGGGAGCCTTCTATGAATACATAGGCGAATTGGAGATGGCCGCCGTAAATTTTGAGAAGGCCCATACGCTGCTCGAACAAAATCACTCGACAGTAATGTTTCTGATGGCTAACTCCTATAGCGATCTCGGAAGAATCTACATTAAACTGGGGCAACCCGACAAAGCATTTTCTTTTATCCAACACAGCGACGAGTTGTATGAGGCCAATTCACTCACTCACAAATTAGAATACCTTGAAAATCTGGAGCACCTGGGGATAGTGTATGAGTATTTGGGTAAATACGGGGAGTCTGAAAGAGTGCTACTGAAAACGCTTGAGCTGAAAAAGAAGAGGGAAGGAATTGACCAGGGACTTATTTTGGAAACATTGAATGACCTGGGAATTCTATACATAGACCTGGGTAACTATGAAAAGGCAGGAGGTCACCTGCAGGAGGCCTTTGTTCTCAGCAAGAAAATATTTGGCCCCCGGCACCCCAACTACGCCACCGCTGCGAACAACCTGGCCAGTTACTACAACGACAGAGGCGACTTAGACAAAGCTTTTGAGCTCTTCAAGGAGTCAGCTGATATATATAAGGCCAACTATGGAGAATAA
- a CDS encoding TonB-dependent receptor, translating into MDASFRKLTTKEKALKINLDEKIYGTFAEIGAGQETAAHFFKAGGASGSIAKTMSAYDMTFSDAIYGPCDRYVCEPRLHQMLDKEYNLLTKRLSYRAKRTTFFAFANTVETLNFKRTNKGHGWIGIRFQLHPNTQPNDCIIHLVLNDTDALWQQQALGIVGVNLLYACYHYMDPEEFIISLIDNLSEGRIEIDMFRLEGPDFHHVDNRLMSLKLVKNGLTQMAMFGANRDVLQPSEALYKKNVLVLRGRFRPVTLVNVDMMIAGLRQFKKEADVDPKKLIVLSELTLNDLTKDGKIDENDFLDRVDILCSLGQNVIISNYQEYYKLATYFAQYTRGKKIGIILGFNNLLRIFDEKYYSDLNGGILQAFGELFGINIKLFVYPYIKDFESKELMTCANFKPAGHLRHLYDYLLENKKIEDLSKVNEKNLSIISDKVLAMIQNGEDGWEQFVPHKVAAAIKKNLLFDYPSPVAMEEDD; encoded by the coding sequence ATGGATGCATCCTTTCGAAAGCTCACCACCAAGGAAAAAGCGCTAAAAATAAATCTTGACGAAAAAATATACGGCACCTTTGCTGAAATAGGCGCCGGTCAGGAAACCGCAGCTCATTTTTTCAAGGCAGGGGGAGCATCGGGTAGTATCGCCAAAACGATGTCAGCCTACGACATGACCTTCAGTGATGCCATCTATGGGCCTTGCGACAGGTATGTATGCGAGCCTCGCCTGCATCAAATGCTGGACAAAGAGTACAACCTGCTCACCAAGCGGTTAAGCTACAGAGCCAAGCGAACCACCTTCTTTGCTTTCGCTAACACCGTTGAAACGCTCAATTTCAAAAGAACCAATAAGGGACATGGCTGGATAGGCATCCGGTTTCAGCTCCACCCCAATACACAGCCCAACGACTGCATCATCCACCTTGTGCTGAACGACACTGATGCGCTTTGGCAGCAGCAAGCACTGGGTATAGTTGGCGTTAACTTGCTTTACGCCTGCTATCACTACATGGATCCTGAAGAGTTTATCATTTCTCTGATCGACAACCTGAGTGAGGGCAGAATAGAAATTGACATGTTCCGCCTGGAGGGGCCCGACTTCCACCATGTGGACAACCGCCTGATGAGCTTGAAGCTGGTTAAAAACGGGTTGACGCAAATGGCGATGTTTGGTGCGAACAGAGATGTGCTGCAACCGTCGGAAGCATTGTACAAAAAGAACGTCCTTGTTCTTCGTGGAAGATTCCGGCCGGTGACACTTGTCAATGTGGACATGATGATTGCCGGCTTGAGGCAGTTCAAAAAAGAAGCCGACGTTGACCCGAAGAAACTTATAGTGCTTTCTGAACTTACTCTCAACGACTTAACCAAAGATGGCAAAATCGATGAAAATGATTTTCTTGACAGGGTCGACATCCTTTGTTCGCTTGGTCAAAATGTAATCATTTCAAATTATCAGGAGTATTACAAACTAGCCACCTATTTCGCTCAATACACAAGGGGGAAAAAAATCGGGATTATACTTGGCTTCAACAACCTGCTTAGGATTTTTGATGAAAAGTACTACTCAGACCTAAATGGCGGAATTCTACAGGCCTTTGGTGAGCTTTTCGGTATAAATATTAAACTGTTTGTTTACCCCTACATCAAAGACTTTGAATCCAAAGAATTGATGACTTGTGCCAATTTTAAGCCAGCCGGGCACCTCAGACACCTCTACGATTACCTTCTGGAAAACAAAAAAATAGAAGACTTATCGAAAGTAAATGAGAAAAATTTGAGCATCATTTCGGACAAAGTCCTGGCAATGATACAAAATGGAGAAGATGGTTGGGAGCAATTTGTTCCGCACAAGGTGGCTGCCGCTATTAAGAAAAACCTCCTTTTTGACTACCCCTCACCGGTTGCTATGGAAGAAGATGACTAA